A genome region from Cydia splendana unplaced genomic scaffold, ilCydSple1.2 scaffold_81_ctg1, whole genome shotgun sequence includes the following:
- the LOC134805922 gene encoding uncharacterized protein LOC134805922, whose product MTDSNEAGPSGLQLAVGRKRILNISSSSDEDEPPIIRRRIQSDIIESSGSSVTTTSRAMIDATDFINALTGRSKPIFSMQQMLNAIPEFDPDSRAQNIDIWLRKVNECALIYEWTDRQTSHCATQRLRGTAKSWYNSQPSLDFSCIEWQQKLRRAFPVDDNFALLLEEMFGRKTDPEESLRSYFYDKLMLLNRCGITGKKAVDCLIHGITNTSLRNSATALKCQEPEDLLHYFVLQQPQGVLISQTQRKRGYTTRFENSISQKKAKCYYCGIEGHMANKCFKRNKKPSTDIKKVCFNCNEEGHLVANCPKAANKSK is encoded by the exons ATGACGGATAGTAATGAAGCTGGGCCGAGTGGTCTGCAGTTAGCAGTAGGAAGGAAGAGGATCTTAAATATATCATCTTCGTCAGATGAAGATGAACCACCCATTATACGTAGACGCATACAGAGTGATATAATAGAATCTAGTGGCAGCAGCGTTACAACTACGAGTCGAGCCATGATTGACGCTACAGATTTTATTAATGCGCTAACAGGACGTAGTAAGCCAATTTTTAGTATGCAACAGATGTTGAATGCTATACCTGAGTTTGATCCCGACAGTCGCGCACAAAATATAGATATTTGGTTGCGAAAAGTAAACGAGTGCGCTTTGATTTATGAGTGGACTGATCGCCAGACATCACACTGTGCCACCCAAAGATTAAGAGGCACCGCCAAGAGTTGGTACAACTCCCAACCCAGTTTAGATTTCTCTTGCATAGAATGGCAACAAAAACTTAGGCGTGCATTTCCCGTTGATGATAATTTCGCTCTGTTGCTCGAGGAGATGTTTGGTAGAAAGACAGACCCAGAAGAAAGTTTGCGGTCGTATTTTTACGACAAACTTATGCTATTGAATCGGTGTGGAATAACAGGAAAGAAAGCTGTCGATTGTCTAATCCATGGAATAACTAATACTTCTCTGAGAAATAGTGCCACAGCTTTGAAGTGTCAAGAGCCAGAAGATCTTTTACACTACTTTGTACTACAGCAGCCTCAAGGTGTATTAATATCACAAACACAAAGGAAGAGAGGATATACTACTAGATTTGAAAACTCTATCTCACAGAAGAAAGCTAAATGCTACTATTGTGGTATCGAAGGACATATGGCGAATAAATGTTTCAAGAGGAATAAGAAGCCATCAACGGATATAAAAAAGGTGTGTTTCAACTGTAACGAAGAAGGGCATCTAGTTGCTAACTGCCCGAAAGCCGcgaataaat CTAAATAA